One Fibrobacter sp. UWB5 DNA segment encodes these proteins:
- a CDS encoding response regulator, whose amino-acid sequence MSRNPLNAQRRRLRNRISVVYMLPTLLAAVAMVFIFSHAVRAMLVDSAVANTETALRERVQTEVEAFLKLREEKFLATVKRVQGVTKEKSIRPILYKQTQSAEGIVDVYYGTTVGDFISGRGIKLESDQTEFRTKGWYLEASRKRGLAYTGPTIRKSLNRQVLSLSYPIWDNDHKFKGAVGEDINLHKVRLTLGALAKEEGGVTMLVGSENDNVFTYFPYETNRGKVLQDSVEDLLQLVSDKFSSDTLMDGRILRFEKTNEHHQQLIFMVTPLNQLPFYLVHVSQHNKIAASIDNNSSTVLGVVALFVFVLIALAAIASHLLFRRYIQRDLNDSVNSSTLFDTLLWKGDNFTIILTNENFDILHASAYVVDFLNNGEDMKEESLFKFFPSDAFKKFAHRVAMGGQMLASERKTIVRVQNAAGEVAWWGMSFQALVEDNGATRFLIMINDETSGIQKDTILDTIMLSGDHSILIIFDKNLHIKYMSRQLAEFLGKEWRSFVGISINELKDMGLPESMIDAMIKSYQNDEVWKDSLMLKPENGTEETWFRGEGCTLKVQETVVGYMLSMIDISEVVAAREIAEQATQAKSEFLANMSHEIRTPMNAIIGMAHLISETNLDNHQRGFVDRIGHAAKSLLGIINNILDFSKIEAKKQDLEITQLVLQDVIDEVAALAEVRIAGRPIELIVDIDPDIPEILMGDPLRLSQIFTNLINNATKFTEKGDITLSVKLLQQANNMVKLYICVKDTGIGMTPEQVSRLFNAFTQADGSTTRKYGGTGLGLVISKSLVELMGGQLQVSSESGVGSQFFFTISLPIAPQAGEEPKWKNEDRFTNKNVLLVDDCANLRVILRHYLNKLRCVVEEASSVDEALDLIQAHEEAGEAPYDLFLVDYSMPILNGFDFVHGLTDNMKSIPKVLMHPIHFDENELNTAKSLGFNSNVSKPLQISTLLSALQEAFGYPLTYKKVEKKEKGKIYFKEAKILLVEDNQMNQELAVSLLNSVGLTAMIANNGKEALDMLKKDAFDMVLMDIQMPIMDGLTATREIRAREDEYFKKVPILAMSARAFQKDTEECLEAGMNAHIVKPIDPTVLYEEMAKFLPVAAETPHASNGHDSDLSQDDKNFISYFQKVRDFDAESGLYHANNNRNMYLKILQGFVRDYGGNSFNLRSLIEEFHYEEATRIVHTIKGLCGTIGSTHVQNLAASLEAELEQKQCNFGNYNVFEEKLHALIEDLQIVLTDIASEQNATVQKSHDPEAAQKLMAAVKALKDAVDTCSSTQCKRILDGIENIAFEPNQEVLLHKLKELLDDYDFSEASEILDSLEKTLV is encoded by the coding sequence AGTCGAAGCCTTCTTGAAGCTGCGCGAAGAAAAGTTCCTGGCTACGGTAAAGCGCGTACAAGGGGTAACGAAAGAAAAGTCAATCAGACCGATTTTGTACAAGCAGACCCAAAGTGCAGAAGGCATTGTTGACGTTTACTATGGAACGACTGTAGGCGACTTTATTTCGGGCCGAGGCATTAAGCTTGAAAGCGACCAGACGGAATTCCGCACCAAGGGCTGGTATCTGGAGGCTTCCCGCAAAAGGGGCCTTGCCTATACGGGCCCGACCATTCGAAAAAGCCTGAACCGTCAGGTGCTTTCGCTTTCTTATCCGATTTGGGACAATGACCACAAATTCAAGGGAGCCGTCGGCGAAGATATCAATCTTCACAAGGTGCGCCTGACCTTAGGTGCGCTTGCCAAGGAAGAAGGCGGCGTAACCATGCTGGTGGGCAGCGAAAACGACAATGTGTTCACCTATTTCCCGTACGAAACGAACCGCGGTAAAGTCCTGCAGGACAGTGTCGAGGATCTATTGCAGTTGGTGTCCGACAAATTCAGTTCTGATACGTTGATGGACGGACGCATTTTACGCTTTGAAAAGACGAATGAACACCACCAGCAATTGATTTTTATGGTGACGCCCTTGAATCAGTTGCCGTTCTACTTGGTTCATGTAAGTCAGCATAACAAGATTGCCGCCAGTATTGACAATAACTCTTCGACGGTTCTTGGCGTTGTTGCCTTATTTGTCTTTGTGTTGATTGCGCTTGCGGCCATCGCTTCGCACTTGTTGTTCCGCCGCTACATTCAGCGGGACTTGAACGATAGCGTGAATTCCAGTACGCTTTTCGATACGCTCTTGTGGAAAGGCGACAACTTTACCATCATTCTTACCAACGAAAACTTCGACATTCTGCATGCGAGCGCCTATGTGGTTGATTTCTTGAACAATGGCGAAGACATGAAAGAAGAAAGCCTGTTCAAGTTCTTCCCCTCGGATGCTTTCAAGAAATTCGCGCACCGTGTGGCCATGGGCGGGCAGATGCTTGCCAGCGAGCGCAAGACGATTGTGCGTGTACAGAATGCTGCCGGGGAAGTCGCATGGTGGGGCATGTCGTTCCAGGCGCTTGTCGAAGACAATGGTGCAACGCGATTCCTGATCATGATCAACGATGAAACGAGCGGAATCCAGAAAGATACGATTCTGGATACGATCATGCTTTCGGGCGATCATTCGATCCTGATTATTTTCGACAAGAACCTGCATATTAAATATATGTCACGCCAACTGGCGGAATTCTTGGGCAAGGAATGGCGCTCGTTTGTCGGAATTTCGATTAATGAATTAAAGGACATGGGCCTCCCGGAATCGATGATCGATGCGATGATCAAGTCTTACCAGAATGACGAAGTCTGGAAAGATTCCTTGATGCTCAAGCCCGAAAACGGCACCGAAGAAACCTGGTTCCGCGGCGAAGGCTGCACGCTGAAGGTTCAGGAAACGGTGGTGGGCTACATGCTTTCGATGATCGATATTTCGGAAGTGGTGGCCGCCCGCGAAATTGCGGAACAGGCGACTCAGGCCAAGAGCGAATTCCTCGCCAACATGAGTCATGAAATCCGCACGCCGATGAACGCCATTATCGGTATGGCGCACTTGATTTCGGAAACGAACCTGGATAACCACCAGCGCGGTTTTGTGGACCGCATTGGGCATGCCGCCAAGTCCTTGCTCGGAATTATTAACAATATTCTTGACTTCTCGAAGATCGAGGCGAAAAAGCAGGACTTGGAAATCACGCAGCTTGTGCTGCAAGATGTCATTGACGAGGTGGCGGCGCTTGCCGAGGTGCGTATCGCTGGCCGCCCGATAGAACTGATTGTCGATATCGATCCGGATATTCCTGAAATCTTGATGGGTGACCCGCTTCGACTTTCTCAGATTTTCACGAACCTGATCAACAATGCGACCAAGTTTACCGAAAAGGGTGACATTACCCTGAGCGTCAAACTGTTGCAGCAGGCGAACAACATGGTCAAGCTGTATATCTGTGTCAAGGATACGGGTATCGGCATGACGCCGGAACAGGTGTCGCGCCTGTTCAATGCCTTTACGCAGGCAGACGGTTCTACCACGCGCAAGTACGGCGGCACGGGTCTCGGACTTGTGATTTCCAAGTCGCTGGTGGAACTCATGGGCGGGCAACTCCAGGTTTCAAGTGAATCGGGCGTTGGTTCGCAGTTCTTCTTTACCATCTCGCTCCCGATTGCACCGCAGGCGGGCGAGGAGCCCAAGTGGAAAAACGAAGATCGCTTTACCAATAAGAATGTGCTTTTGGTAGATGACTGCGCGAATCTACGCGTTATTTTAAGACATTACCTGAACAAGTTGCGTTGCGTGGTCGAAGAGGCGAGTTCCGTAGACGAAGCCCTGGACTTGATTCAGGCGCACGAAGAAGCGGGCGAGGCCCCGTACGATTTGTTCCTGGTCGATTACAGCATGCCGATTTTGAACGGATTTGACTTTGTGCATGGCTTGACTGATAACATGAAGTCGATTCCGAAGGTGTTGATGCACCCGATTCATTTCGACGAAAACGAACTGAATACGGCCAAGAGTCTGGGCTTTAACAGCAACGTGTCTAAGCCGCTCCAGATTAGCACGCTCCTGAGCGCCCTGCAAGAAGCGTTCGGTTACCCGCTGACCTACAAGAAGGTCGAAAAGAAGGAAAAGGGCAAGATTTACTTTAAGGAAGCGAAGATCCTGCTGGTCGAAGATAACCAGATGAACCAGGAATTGGCTGTTTCGCTCTTGAATAGCGTTGGCCTTACCGCGATGATTGCGAATAACGGTAAAGAAGCGCTCGACATGCTCAAGAAAGACGCTTTCGACATGGTGCTCATGGATATCCAGATGCCGATTATGGATGGCCTTACCGCCACTAGGGAAATCCGTGCCCGCGAAGATGAATACTTCAAGAAGGTGCCGATTCTGGCCATGAGTGCCCGCGCTTTCCAGAAAGATACCGAAGAATGCCTTGAAGCGGGCATGAACGCGCACATTGTAAAGCCGATTGATCCGACGGTCTTGTACGAAGAAATGGCGAAGTTCTTGCCGGTGGCCGCTGAAACGCCGCATGCAAGCAACGGGCATGATTCCGACCTGTCGCAAGACGACAAGAATTTCATCTCTTATTTCCAGAAAGTGCGCGACTTTGATGCGGAATCGGGCCTTTACCATGCCAACAATAACCGCAACATGTACCTCAAGATTTTGCAGGGATTTGTGCGCGACTATGGCGGAAATTCGTTCAACCTGCGCTCGCTTATCGAAGAATTCCATTACGAAGAAGCGACCCGCATTGTGCATACCATCAAGGGTCTTTGCGGAACGATTGGATCTACCCATGTGCAGAATCTGGCGGCCTCGCTCGAAGCGGAACTCGAACAGAAACAGTGTAATTTTGGCAATTACAACGTATTTGAAGAAAAACTGCATGCGCTCATTGAAGACTTGCAGATTGTGCTGACTGACATTGCCTCGGAACAGAATGCGACCGTGCAAAAGTCGCATGACCCCGAAGCCGCACAAAAGCTCATGGCTGCGGTCAAGGCGCTGAAGGATGCGGTGGATACTTGTTCTTCGACCCAGTGCAAGCGCATTCTCGACGGTATCGAGAATATTGCGTTTGAGCCGAACCAGGAAGTTCTGCTCCACAAGTTGAAGGAACTGTTGGACGATTACGACTTTAGCGAAGCGTCCGAAATTCTGGACTCTCTCGAAAAGACTCTAGTCTAG
- a CDS encoding zinc ribbon domain-containing protein has protein sequence MLCPHCHSEIKDNATFCPHCGSDKNTGWSEGAEFTDLETPDYDEIVENEFGEKKNKANPLAIAAAVIVALAFIAAMVLH, from the coding sequence ATGCTCTGTCCTCATTGCCATTCAGAAATTAAAGATAACGCCACGTTCTGCCCGCATTGCGGGAGCGACAAGAATACCGGCTGGTCCGAGGGCGCGGAATTTACCGACCTCGAGACTCCGGATTACGACGAAATTGTCGAGAATGAATTCGGCGAAAAGAAGAACAAGGCGAACCCGCTCGCCATAGCGGCGGCAGTAATCGTCGCGCTCGCGTTTATCGCGGCGATGGTCCTGCACTAG
- a CDS encoding class II fructose-bisphosphate aldolase yields the protein MAVSYKELGLVNTKEMFAKAVKGGYAIPAFNFNTMEQMQAIVQAAVKQKSPVIMQVSKGARNYANGTILRYMAQGAVEYAKELGCANPQIVLHLDHGDSFELCKDCIDNGFSSVMIDGSALPYEDNIALTKKVVEYAHQHDVTVEAELGVLAGVEDEVQAEESHYTKPEEVIDFATRTGCDSLAISIGTSHGAYKFKPEQCTRDPKTGKLVPPPLAFDVLHAIEKKLPGFPIVLHGSSSVPQDEVDTINAHGGKLPDAVGIPEEQLREASKSAVCKINIDSDSRLAMTAAIRKYFDEHPEHFDPRQYLKPARENMQKMYEHKIVDVLGSNNKL from the coding sequence ATGGCAGTTTCTTACAAGGAACTCGGCTTGGTGAACACCAAGGAAATGTTTGCAAAGGCTGTTAAGGGTGGCTACGCTATCCCGGCTTTCAACTTCAACACCATGGAACAGATGCAGGCCATCGTGCAGGCTGCTGTGAAGCAGAAGTCTCCGGTGATCATGCAGGTCTCTAAGGGTGCTCGTAACTACGCAAACGGCACCATCCTCCGCTACATGGCTCAGGGTGCTGTTGAATACGCCAAGGAACTCGGCTGCGCCAATCCGCAGATCGTGCTCCACCTCGACCACGGTGACTCTTTCGAACTCTGCAAGGACTGCATCGACAACGGTTTCTCTTCCGTGATGATCGACGGTTCCGCTCTTCCGTACGAAGACAACATCGCCCTCACCAAGAAGGTTGTTGAATACGCTCACCAGCACGACGTGACCGTCGAAGCTGAACTCGGCGTGCTCGCCGGTGTGGAAGACGAAGTCCAGGCTGAAGAATCCCACTACACCAAGCCGGAAGAAGTGATCGACTTCGCTACCCGTACGGGCTGCGACTCCCTCGCTATCTCCATCGGTACCAGCCACGGTGCTTACAAGTTCAAGCCGGAACAGTGCACTCGCGACCCGAAGACTGGCAAGCTCGTTCCGCCTCCTCTGGCATTCGACGTGCTCCACGCCATCGAAAAGAAGCTCCCGGGCTTCCCGATCGTGCTCCACGGTTCTTCTTCCGTGCCGCAGGACGAAGTCGATACCATCAACGCCCACGGTGGCAAGCTCCCGGATGCCGTCGGTATTCCGGAAGAACAGCTCCGCGAAGCTTCCAAGTCCGCTGTTTGCAAGATCAACATCGACTCTGACAGCCGCCTCGCCATGACTGCCGCTATCCGTAAGTATTTCGACGAACATCCGGAACACTTCGACCCGCGCCAGTACCTCAAGCCGGCTCGCGAAAACATGCAGAAGATGTACGAACACAAGATCGTCGACGTTCTTGGTTCCAACAACAAGCTCTAA
- a CDS encoding OmpA family protein: MKTRNLLVISAMAAALSFAAEEAAGPNAVEACQTAIDNAAKDIPANATSAKYTLAAAKSNLIDLDAAYNDDAESDQTKALAAKCDTYAKTIAAQAETQKVRNSTAEKWEKRAATARSIEAIQEQINKARTGKVNDLEAEKAKMKDQEARLQAEMQQNQEKFQAEAAAQEAALKAANQREADLQKELAEERAKAEARQQEAMNKLNELQSQMIQVTKSARGIILSMSDILFAVNKADLKADLKTSLAKVAGILSVYQQFNVSIEGNTDNTGSEEHNMKLSQQRADNVKAFLVEQGIAEDRLTAKGLGMTMPVADNSTKEGRQKNRRVDLVIQDKALQQQEAK; this comes from the coding sequence ATGAAAACGAGAAATCTTTTAGTCATTAGCGCTATGGCAGCCGCTCTCTCCTTCGCTGCCGAAGAAGCCGCCGGTCCGAATGCAGTAGAAGCATGCCAGACCGCAATTGATAACGCCGCCAAGGATATTCCGGCCAACGCCACCTCTGCCAAGTACACGCTCGCCGCCGCCAAGTCCAATCTCATCGATCTTGACGCCGCCTACAACGACGATGCCGAATCGGACCAGACCAAGGCTCTCGCCGCCAAGTGCGACACTTACGCCAAGACCATCGCAGCCCAGGCTGAAACCCAGAAAGTTCGCAACAGCACCGCTGAAAAGTGGGAAAAGCGCGCCGCCACCGCTCGTTCTATCGAAGCCATTCAGGAACAGATCAACAAGGCCCGCACCGGCAAGGTAAACGACCTCGAAGCTGAAAAGGCCAAGATGAAGGACCAGGAAGCCCGCCTCCAGGCCGAAATGCAGCAGAACCAGGAAAAGTTCCAGGCCGAAGCTGCAGCCCAGGAAGCCGCTTTGAAGGCTGCCAACCAGCGTGAAGCCGACCTCCAGAAGGAACTTGCCGAAGAACGCGCCAAGGCCGAAGCTCGCCAGCAGGAAGCCATGAACAAGCTGAACGAACTGCAGTCCCAGATGATTCAGGTGACCAAGTCCGCCCGCGGCATTATCCTTTCCATGTCCGACATCTTGTTCGCCGTGAACAAGGCCGACCTCAAGGCCGACTTGAAGACGAGCCTCGCCAAGGTGGCCGGTATTCTTTCTGTGTACCAGCAGTTCAACGTGTCCATCGAAGGTAACACCGACAACACCGGTTCCGAAGAACACAACATGAAGCTTTCCCAGCAGCGCGCCGATAACGTGAAGGCATTCCTCGTTGAACAGGGAATCGCCGAAGATCGACTCACGGCCAAGGGTCTCGGTATGACCATGCCGGTCGCTGACAACTCCACCAAGGAAGGTCGTCAGAAGAACCGCCGCGTGGACCTCGTGATCCAGGACAAGGCCCTGCAGCAGCAGGAAGCTAAGTAA
- a CDS encoding DUF4398 domain-containing protein, with the protein MKSRMLVAGMAIIALAALSGCAGGVNATKSIEFADSNKTIAQEAKVDAAQLESANAKLDSAKALQADGDEKEAYALAEQSTLEYKLAIANAELDAAKKEDEKVEKELRSDVERKLLYQNILDQETKNGGAK; encoded by the coding sequence ATGAAATCCAGAATGCTCGTTGCGGGAATGGCCATTATAGCCCTCGCCGCACTTTCCGGTTGTGCCGGTGGCGTAAATGCTACCAAGTCGATTGAATTTGCCGACTCCAACAAGACTATCGCTCAAGAAGCCAAGGTCGATGCAGCCCAGCTCGAATCTGCCAACGCAAAGCTCGATTCTGCCAAGGCCCTGCAGGCCGACGGTGACGAAAAAGAAGCCTACGCACTCGCCGAACAAAGCACTCTTGAATACAAGCTCGCTATTGCAAATGCCGAACTTGACGCCGCCAAGAAAGAAGACGAAAAGGTTGAAAAGGAACTGAGAAGCGATGTGGAACGCAAGCTCCTTTACCAGAACATCCTTGACCAGGAAACCAAGAACGGAGGTGCCAAGTAA
- a CDS encoding RICIN domain-containing protein has product MKFFSPLLCSFALVACLAGNAFSAVEYTLHKSANPTSDEQDAYKRITTVMDSAVKMYNTYSNLSKFINVYYAPGVPTAEASSNGDLRFGENRSYMVVPTAMHEMAHTMGVGTTSEYAATCVDGVFRNDKVQAKLREMDGPNAELHCDRQHIWPYGLNQASEAKSEQDLINHVILVETIYQQLFKVAFFKEGRIKSLGDTKKCMGITSSNALELMDCSDTATFVKIFSVGDNPVTYYIQLGSRVIDIPNESTAAGIRAATYGYNGGAHQRYVFEGAPVNTPNAFYLKNYKSGHYLQSVSNTVVQNPKQQNDSFIWQIQETFEEDTSAADTSVADTSKKDTSKTDIAAKQIVRTQQLRLPTRTFDLKGRAVRKQALSCGRGTILFDR; this is encoded by the coding sequence ATGAAATTTTTTAGCCCACTATTATGTTCTTTTGCTTTGGTAGCTTGCCTTGCGGGCAATGCTTTTTCTGCTGTTGAATACACTTTGCACAAGTCGGCGAATCCGACTTCCGATGAGCAAGATGCCTATAAGCGCATCACGACTGTCATGGATTCGGCCGTCAAGATGTATAACACTTATTCGAACCTCTCGAAGTTCATCAACGTCTATTACGCACCTGGCGTGCCCACGGCCGAGGCCAGCAGTAACGGAGACTTGCGCTTTGGCGAAAACCGTAGCTACATGGTGGTGCCCACAGCCATGCACGAGATGGCACACACGATGGGTGTCGGAACCACGTCGGAATATGCGGCAACATGTGTAGACGGTGTCTTTAGGAATGACAAGGTTCAGGCGAAACTCCGTGAAATGGATGGCCCGAACGCGGAACTCCATTGCGATCGTCAGCATATTTGGCCCTACGGCCTGAACCAGGCGAGCGAAGCCAAGTCCGAGCAGGACCTGATCAACCATGTGATTCTCGTGGAAACCATTTACCAGCAACTGTTCAAGGTGGCGTTTTTCAAAGAGGGGAGAATCAAGTCTCTCGGCGATACAAAGAAATGCATGGGGATTACCTCGAGCAATGCGCTTGAACTTATGGATTGCTCCGATACCGCTACCTTCGTGAAGATTTTCTCCGTGGGAGACAACCCGGTTACATACTATATCCAGTTGGGGAGCCGCGTCATCGACATTCCGAATGAATCTACGGCGGCTGGCATTAGAGCGGCTACCTACGGTTATAATGGCGGTGCTCACCAGCGGTATGTATTTGAAGGCGCTCCGGTCAATACGCCGAATGCATTCTACCTCAAGAATTACAAGAGCGGACATTATCTGCAGTCGGTGAGTAATACCGTCGTGCAGAATCCGAAACAGCAGAACGATTCGTTCATATGGCAGATTCAGGAAACGTTCGAGGAAGATACTTCGGCTGCAGATACCTCTGTCGCAGACACGAGCAAGAAGGATACTTCCAAGACGGATATTGCCGCAAAGCAAATTGTCCGCACACAGCAGCTCCGGTTGCCGACGAGAACCTTCGACCTCAAGGGCCGCGCTGTTCGCAAGCAGGCGCTAAGCTGCGGTCGCGGGACGATTTTATTTGACAGGTGA
- a CDS encoding HD family phosphohydrolase translates to MKKKQTRLHFIIGWVLVVAAAIFMFPDKNIALQSERPHLGQVSTRTIVAPINFEVPKSEQEIEAEKTRAAEKVNAIFGYNSDETNRVYEDLKSFLHKLAQYGSLQIQINQLTASGESDSTLQSKVVQASRIYEVLKQRISTSAIKPLSLNSKARDSLLTVFNRMLQAGVSNTFIASTETAAQLYRDNYNLQDFKYIVYTKPNITLIKDNEKTTVEASNIQPLRRRIDEAFAQLQMSFPNEQGLLSAFYETLFVFMMPNVFYLEKETIASREDARNKVTLIKGMVPRGMEIVAQGAPITKEILEKIDALQRAQQKEENSKTFTAIYGNALIFILIITFFFMFLYNTPSRGMFKNARQLWSLIALALLQIIAYWVFHHLSGSINSVEISIVPENLDFMWLYPFAFAPITATVLYDRHIGLAFTAFSAMIFGILNGYDLAAMTCAIAVTFVATAPIARMRYRVQFVYGIIVGVVAMAAAISVMFLLRNRLSFEAFYQNLIAASINIVLCYALTSVALIHLMERIFGITTVLTLMEMSDFNRPALKRISEYAPGTFHHSIQVSNLAEHVADSIGANSLLVRVMALYHDIGKTMRPEYFTENQKQGINPHNNIDPLQSVKIITGHVEQGTALANEYNIPSLVAAGIREHHGSSIIQYFYHKALENAKETGEEVKVEDYSYKGPKPQSKETAILMLADIIEATSRSMTDTSPEALAAMIHKTIESRFTEGQFNECNLSIRELFKLERAFLDSLDGTYHTRVKYPGQK, encoded by the coding sequence ATGAAAAAGAAACAGACTAGACTTCACTTTATCATCGGCTGGGTTCTTGTTGTCGCCGCGGCAATTTTCATGTTCCCCGACAAGAACATCGCGCTCCAGTCCGAACGCCCGCACTTGGGCCAGGTGAGTACGCGCACGATTGTCGCGCCCATCAACTTCGAAGTTCCCAAGTCTGAACAGGAAATCGAAGCCGAAAAGACCCGCGCCGCCGAAAAGGTGAATGCGATCTTCGGCTACAACAGCGACGAAACCAACCGCGTCTACGAAGACCTCAAGTCGTTCTTGCACAAGCTCGCCCAATACGGTTCCCTGCAAATTCAGATTAACCAGCTTACCGCCAGCGGCGAAAGCGACTCCACCCTGCAGTCCAAGGTGGTACAAGCTTCACGCATTTACGAAGTCTTGAAGCAGCGTATTTCGACCTCGGCCATCAAGCCCCTGAGCCTCAATTCCAAGGCCCGCGACTCGCTCCTGACCGTATTCAACCGCATGCTCCAGGCAGGTGTTTCGAACACGTTCATTGCAAGCACCGAAACGGCCGCACAGCTTTACCGCGATAACTACAACCTGCAAGATTTCAAGTACATCGTTTACACGAAGCCGAACATCACGCTCATCAAGGACAACGAAAAGACGACTGTCGAAGCAAGCAATATCCAGCCGCTCCGTCGCCGTATCGATGAAGCTTTCGCCCAACTCCAGATGAGTTTCCCGAACGAGCAGGGGCTCTTGAGCGCCTTCTACGAAACTCTGTTCGTGTTCATGATGCCGAACGTTTTCTACCTCGAAAAAGAAACCATTGCTAGCCGCGAAGACGCCCGCAACAAGGTGACGCTCATCAAGGGCATGGTGCCGCGTGGCATGGAAATCGTGGCACAGGGCGCCCCCATTACCAAGGAAATCCTCGAAAAGATCGATGCCTTGCAGCGCGCCCAGCAAAAAGAAGAAAATTCCAAGACCTTTACCGCTATTTACGGTAACGCCCTTATCTTCATCTTGATTATCACGTTCTTCTTCATGTTCCTCTACAATACGCCCTCCAGAGGCATGTTCAAGAACGCACGCCAGCTCTGGAGTTTGATTGCCCTCGCCCTTCTCCAGATTATCGCCTACTGGGTCTTCCACCACCTGTCCGGAAGCATCAACAGCGTAGAAATTTCGATTGTTCCCGAGAACCTGGACTTCATGTGGCTTTACCCGTTCGCCTTTGCCCCGATTACGGCGACCGTGCTTTACGACCGCCACATCGGTCTTGCCTTTACCGCCTTCTCTGCCATGATTTTCGGCATTTTGAACGGCTACGATTTGGCGGCCATGACTTGCGCTATTGCCGTGACCTTTGTCGCGACAGCCCCGATTGCCCGCATGCGCTATAGGGTGCAGTTCGTGTATGGAATTATCGTCGGCGTCGTGGCGATGGCAGCCGCCATCAGCGTGATGTTCCTGTTGCGCAACAGACTTTCGTTTGAAGCATTCTACCAGAACCTGATTGCAGCAAGTATCAACATCGTGCTTTGCTACGCCCTCACATCAGTTGCTCTCATCCACTTGATGGAACGCATCTTCGGTATCACTACGGTGCTCACGCTTATGGAAATGTCGGACTTTAACCGCCCGGCACTGAAGCGCATTTCGGAATACGCCCCCGGTACCTTCCACCACAGTATCCAGGTGTCTAACCTTGCCGAACACGTGGCAGACAGCATCGGAGCCAACTCCCTGCTTGTGCGCGTGATGGCGCTTTACCATGACATCGGCAAGACCATGCGCCCGGAATACTTTACCGAAAACCAGAAGCAAGGAATCAACCCGCACAATAACATCGATCCATTGCAGTCCGTCAAGATCATTACCGGACACGTGGAACAGGGTACGGCCCTTGCCAACGAATACAACATTCCGTCGCTCGTGGCCGCAGGCATCCGCGAACACCACGGTTCTTCGATTATCCAGTACTTCTACCACAAGGCTCTCGAAAACGCCAAGGAAACCGGCGAAGAAGTCAAGGTCGAAGATTACAGCTACAAGGGTCCCAAGCCGCAGAGCAAGGAAACCGCAATCCTGATGCTCGCCGACATCATCGAAGCGACCAGCCGCTCCATGACGGATACGAGCCCCGAAGCCTTGGCCGCCATGATCCACAAGACCATCGAAAGCCGCTTCACCGAAGGCCAGTTCAACGAATGTAACCTGTCCATTCGCGAACTGTTCAAGCTCGAACGGGCATTCCTGGATAGTTTGGATGGAACGTACCACACCCGCGTAAAGTACCCGGGACAGAAATAA
- a CDS encoding PhoH family protein, with product MNELRYSLSDDLKRTISGENETVFRLLESRFCVEIQTRLPGLRIIPKENGDTTGVFAVLDQLKMAAKNGKVLTARQLEKLIDPADAAISDFNNPDTIPATPIFRNRMGVSVFAKTKAQAELVRAVEQNDIIFAKGPAGTGKTFLAVTLAVASLERHEAERICLVRPAVEAGESLGYLPGDLKEKIAPYLRPIHDSLAELLPVEKLRKYEETGAIEVAPLAYMRGRTLKRAFIILDEAQNTTPEQMKMFLTRLGQHSKAIITGDATQVDLSKGQKSGLVHAMKLLKGIRGIAQVEFEATDVLRHPLVKDILNAYEKER from the coding sequence TGAACGAATTACGCTATTCTTTATCGGACGACCTGAAACGAACGATTTCAGGCGAGAACGAAACGGTTTTCCGCTTATTGGAGAGCCGTTTTTGTGTTGAAATACAGACAAGACTCCCTGGACTCCGCATTATTCCCAAAGAAAATGGCGATACGACGGGGGTCTTTGCTGTACTCGACCAGCTCAAGATGGCCGCCAAGAACGGCAAGGTCCTGACGGCGCGACAACTTGAAAAGTTGATCGATCCGGCAGACGCCGCCATCAGCGATTTCAACAACCCGGATACCATCCCTGCCACCCCGATTTTCAGAAACCGCATGGGCGTTTCTGTATTCGCAAAGACCAAAGCGCAGGCCGAACTGGTACGGGCGGTCGAACAGAATGACATCATTTTTGCCAAGGGCCCTGCTGGCACCGGCAAGACTTTCTTGGCGGTAACGCTTGCCGTCGCAAGCCTGGAACGCCACGAAGCAGAACGCATCTGTCTGGTTCGCCCGGCAGTCGAAGCCGGCGAATCCTTGGGCTACCTGCCCGGCGACCTCAAAGAAAAAATCGCGCCATACCTGCGCCCCATTCACGACAGCCTCGCCGAGCTCCTGCCAGTGGAAAAACTCCGCAAGTACGAAGAAACAGGCGCTATCGAAGTCGCCCCGCTCGCCTACATGCGCGGCCGCACCCTCAAGCGCGCCTTTATTATTCTAGACGAAGCCCAGAACACCACGCCGGAACAGATGAAGATGTTCCTCACGCGCCTCGGCCAACACAGCAAGGCGATCATCACCGGCGATGCCACCCAGGTCGACTTGAGCAAGGGACAAAAGTCGGGTCTTGTACATGCCATGAAGCTGCTCAAGGGCATTCGCGGCATTGCGCAAGTGGAATTCGAGGCCACCGACGTGCTCCGTCACCCGCTCGTCAAAGACATCTTGAATGCGTACGAAAAAGAACGCTGA